DNA from Brassica napus cultivar Da-Ae chromosome C4, Da-Ae, whole genome shotgun sequence:
CTACTTCCTGGATCTTTACGAGTGTACGAGGTTTCAACAACAACCTCACTACCGCAATAGCATGTCCTCGGTATTCCTTCATCAGCCTCAGGTTCTGGTGGGTACTGATCCGCCTCTGCAATTATGTAGCTACTCTGAGCTTCATCCCCGTAGAGAGCAGCTTCTGCTTCAAGTAAAGAGTTGATGTCGAACTCCTCTGATGAAGGCTGCGTGTAGCTATAGTCTTGTCCCATGTTCGTTGGCCTGCACAAAAAACCAGAAACTATGTTAAGAACATATTCACTAGGGAGTTTAAGAACACATTAACTTAGATATATGATCAACTAAACAGTTTACTAGCTACACATTAAGCTAACAGAAAACCGTACAAATACGTTTTGAAACCAGAAAAATATAAGCCAGAGGAAACCATACAGATACGTTTTGAAACcaaaaacgaattgaaaccCTAACTACATCGATTGAAACCGAAAACGAAAACCAAATTGAAACCGAAAACAAGTGATGAGTTTTCCAGCTAACTAAATCGATTGAAACCCTAACTACAAACCAAAAGATCCCCAATTGAAAACGATTTGAAAacgatttgataacaatttcaAAACCCCAAAATTTTTGAAACCATAAATGGAAgaaatccccaaatcgattCAAAGGAAATACGAAGCATATAGGGAGACGAGAACAACATGGAAGCTAACATATCCTTAAATCTACCACAGAATTAGTTTATTTACCTTTGAAGATCGACGATGGAGAGAAATCGAAGATGGAGAGAAATCGCCTTTCGTCGAGagctatgatttttttttctaaccttCGGTCgcgaatgttttttttctcgaCATAACCCAACACAACATATCGCCGGGCCAACCATCAGACGCCACGTGCAGTAAGGACTTGATCCTTCGAAGCCTTATTTACGGACCGATCCGTACCGATCCGTCTAAAGCTGAGCCCAATTcacaattttttaattgtaaaaaagCTAAGGATTTGGGCCACGGACCCGTGACGAACCTCCGTTGCGGTTGGTCTTATAACGCCGGTCTatgtaactctctctctcttgttgcacttttacaatattttcttgtttgtttttgaATTGTAAAAGAGTTTGCGTTTGGTTCGTACACGAATGGAGTTTACCATGTTAGTTTCACGTTACGCACAAGTGATAATTATGAGTAAATATGATAAGTTAAGAGCTCCGCATTGGTCATACACATTGGAATGTTGGTGCAATTGTCAAGATACAAGTATAtgctcttcctttttttttttttttgtcatctattattttcatttaacttAAACTGAAGTTCTTACAATACAAGTTCACAGCTTCTTCCCATCTTGAACAAAAAACTAGATTatacaacaacaataataaaacTTCCTTCCTCCTTGTGCTCCAACAGTTTGACTTCTCAAAAAACGACAACATCCTCGCATCAAGTCTCCAACCACAAAGAAGAGGGTTAGGTTTTCTCACCATCAAAGAGATCACTTAACCAACTTGGCCCTCCATAAGCTACATATAACTGCAGCCTATTAGAAGTAGTGACACTTTGGGCAATAAAAAACACCCCTCTATTTGTTATCTTCTCCTCTTTAACCATTCGCCACCATTCTATCTTGGCCAAATACCTTAAAATTTCAGAGCTCATGAATCTGAAAGAAGGCCATGCCTTTGGTCTCAGTACCATATCTACTAGATCTTCATCCTGAAACGCAAAGATCACTCTGTTTCTTCTGTGCTGTTCCATGCTCTGAATCACCCACACAGCCGCTGCCAATTTGAAATCCATTTCCTCCGCAAAGCCCAGAAAAACGCGTCTGACATGTATTAATGTTTCACCATTATGATCCCTAACCCAAGACGCACCCTCATCTTTTTTCTTCTGGAGAAGCTCAAATCGATATTGCACTTGATCCATATCACCGGTGGTTTCACCCATTTATTGGCTAGTTTTACTTGCTCCCTACGATTCTCCAGCTCACTCTCCTTCTCTTGTTGGTCTGCCAAAAACCACAGCTCTGTTTCTTCTTGAATCTTCACAGTAATATCCGTTGGAAAGAAGAGACTCTGCCATCAAACATTAAGCAATTCCTGTTTTTCCATAAGAACCGTATAATTCAAGGGAAACTTCTTATGATCTTCCTTCTTTAGGTGTCGgttatttcaaaatattgtcCGAACATATTCACTATTGGTCATACCCATTGGAGTGTTGATTGCAGAGTGAGGTGGCTCTCTAATCTCGTCCCCACATTATGTTGTTTCATTTCTtagcttatttattttttcttagctTTCTTTGTActgtaaatatatttgaatGCCATTTACATAATTTCTGTAAAATATTAAATGTTATTTGTGGTGGTTTTTAATAATTCATTAATCTATGGCCAAAGCATTGTCATAACTTAAACATTGTAAACTAGAATAATAAGCTTTTTTCACTCGAGTCTCAAGACACAAATAACAAGTCATATACCATAAGTCCAAATTCTAACTAGTGCCCACATCTAGGGATAAGTAAACGAAGAATCTTTATTGTGAATTCAGAAACCAGATCTGCTGTTGCTTGTACTTTTGAATAAACACCAACTCATTTTTTTCTAGatcaaacaaattaaaaaaaacaagataaattatgTAGCTACTTTAAATTTGGAGGAAGTCATGAGAAGACATCAGATCAAGACTGCCCCCAATCGTGATAAGAAGCTTAATTGATATAGGCACCATGCAAAGGGTTGCTCTGCTGTTTCTTATTAAACCAGCAAGCACCCGTGTCTGACTTAATGCCAATCCAATCCAAAACCATTCACCCCCAACAAAAACTCAACAAGATTGTAATATAATTGTATCCAAGAGTATTGAATCATGAAAACATAGTGAAATTAGTTTTCATGGGTCTTCCTCTGGAAAAATTGATCTACGCTCCAAGCGGCAGTCAGGTCGCCATTAAAGTGGCGCCTGCTGTTGACTCGTTTAAAAATGGAGCCCTCTTTCTTTCACGACATACCAACAAAACATTACGTAAACGCATAgatttaacaaacaaaaacaaaaccagagaagatatctcaagaaagagaagTGGGAGAATGGTTTTTATACATATGAGAGTGACTAGAAGCGAAAACCCTAGCATTCACAGATTGGATTCTTTACAGGGCCTAATATAAGCCCATTATTTGGTGACCCATTAAGTAATGAAATAAGCGATTGCTTAGTTTAACGGTGTCGTCTCGACCGTTGGTTTTTATTACATGTTCGAACGTTGTCGGAAACTTGccatatttggatttttttttaactcaacttACCATTTTTACCGTCGCAAATGttccattttaaatttaattatatggaAATTATTCATTCTTTAATTATTTTccctttaatattttgaaatttcacAAATATTATGTTGGGGAGTTTCTTGGATTATTCATAACACAACCAAAAATGTCGGAAGAGAAACAAAACCCTAGCTAACCCAATCTACATAGTTCCCGATATTCTAGAAGAAATATTCCTACGATTTCCCTCGAAACCAATCCTCAAATTCAAAACCGTCTCAAAACAATGGAGAACAATCCTGGAATCGAAGATGTTCGTTGCAAGGCGTATGAATGTTAAACAGAACCGGAAAATCCTCGCTGCTCACAACTGCAGCTGCGGCTACAAGCCGAGTCTCCTCCTCGAGTCGCAGTTCGAAGGGGACGAAGAGATCATCTATATGCATTTTGATGCGACGCGACCAATGTTGAGTTGCAACGGTTTGCTCTGTTTCCGCGAACCAGATTGTATCACCGTGTTAAATCCTTCAACCGGACAGAACCTACGGTTTCCTTCCGGTCAGGAACCAGTGTCCTCCCGGTTTAGAAACAGTAATCTCATATtctgttatatttttttgttgcatcaaagaagttaaaaatcgaaactttgtGGAATAGGGTCGGACATGGTCATGGGGTTTGGTAGAGACAGAGTTACTGGAAGCTATAAAGTAGTTAAGGTGTTCGTTGAATCCATGTTTGGCGATTGCGATGTTCATGATGTTGAAAGCGGTGAATGGAAGAAACTGAGAAGACCTCATTATGTGACCAGGTTAGGAAGACAATCAGTGTGTGTGAATGGATCGATCTATTGGTTATTTTCGGGTGAGGGCTGTTACACATTGGGTCGGGTTACCATATACTAGCCTTGGATATTCACAAATAAAAGTTCCATAGAGTCTCAGCTCCGGATACGCTGGTCACCAGGGAAACCAAGATTGTGAACCTTGAGAACCGTCTAGCTATAGCCAAAATAACGGTATATGGAGTTGAATGTATACTAGAGATATGTAGCATGAAtgcagaagaagagatatgGAGCAATACGTACGCCATAAATTTA
Protein-coding regions in this window:
- the LOC125585036 gene encoding uncharacterized protein At4g04775-like, with amino-acid sequence MVGPAICCVGLCREKKHSRPKVRKKNHSSRRKAISLHLRFLSIVDLQRPTNMGQDYSYTQPSSEEFDINSLLEAEAALYGDEAQSSYIIAEADQYPPEPEADEGIPRTCYCGSEVVVETSYTRKDPGSRYFSCNNVDDGDSHIWKWWDVAIQEELRETQTQLRMVKDQFFESDQKVAKLDKIVGVLTKKTSVINYGLAKGVSVLVLVILVIVMGW